In one Nicotiana tomentosiformis chromosome 6, ASM39032v3, whole genome shotgun sequence genomic region, the following are encoded:
- the LOC104107092 gene encoding protein CONSERVED ONLY IN THE GREEN LINEAGE 160, chloroplastic-like: MAVLNCYYLSVTSTATPKSQESAHNLSPTQSPQPHPRQTKVILPKKKPMKWSTGDAPGDYGGPPTTTKLRKYWGQDVDPLTSDDFIWNKEFMGRMKKYVQDPQENDTASRSAPKKEESSGFLSLNRVMSLDSLDVDLTEKLIARSKPILDPTVEETQASVSASQRWRPAPTRREQEKWDRAAKAATGGSEVLLRETRRIKGDPKVLAAQSVEQYIKLKDKMQFLTLGIGGVGILSAYVSYSPEIAASYGAGLLGSLMYIHMLGNSVDSIRTDGPKALIKGAAGQPRLLVPVVLVMIYNRWNGILEAEYGFMHLDLIPMLVGFFTYKIATFAQAIEDALTTVVEKKTET; the protein is encoded by the exons ATGGCAGTTCTAAATTGCTACTATCTCTCAGTAACCTCAACAGCCACACCAAAATCTCAAGAATCTGCACACAATTTATCCCCAACACAATCCCCACAACCACATCCAAGGCAAACAAAAGTGATTCTTCCTAAAAAGAAGCCTATGAAATGGTCCACTGGGGATGCTCCAGGTGATTATGGGGGCCCACCTACTACAACTAAGCTTAGAAAATACTGGGGTCAGGATGTAGACCCTCTTACTTCTGATGATTTTATTTGGAATAAAGAATTCATGGGTCGTATGAAAAAGTATGTTCAGGATCCTCAAGAAAATGATACTGCTTCTCGCTCTGCTCctaaaaag GAAGAGTCATCTGGATTTCTAAGTTTAAACAGAGTCATGAGTCTTGACAG TTTGGATGTTGACTTGACTGAGAAGCTAATAGCCCGTTCGAAACCTATTCTAGACCCCACAGTCGAGGAAACTCAG GCTAGTGTAAGTGCATCTCAAAGATGGAGACCAGCACCAACACGACGTGAGCAGGAGAAGTGGGATAGGGCTGCAAAGGCTGCAACTGGGGGTAGT GAAGTGTTACTCCGGGAAACAAGACGTATAAAAGGGGATCCAAAGGTTTTAGCTGCTCAGTCAGTGGAGCAGTATATTAAG TTGAAGGACAAAATGCAGTTCCTCACCCTTGGGATTGGTGGTGTTGGCATACTTTCAGCATATGTCTCTTATTCTCCTGAAATTGCAGCTAG TTATGGAGCTGGGCTACTTGGTTCATTGATGTACATACATATGTTGGGGAACAGCGTTGATTCTATAAGGACTGATGGACCCAAAGCGCTTATCAA GGGAGCAGCTGGGCAGCCGAGGCTATTGGTTCCTGTTGTTTTGGTTATGATATATAACCGGTGGAATGG GATTCTTGAGGCGGAGTATGGGTTCATGCACCTTGACTTGATACCCATGCTAGTTGGATTCTTCACTTACAAGATTGCAACTTTTGCCCAAGCTATCGAAGATGCATTGACGACAGTTGTAGAAAAGAAGACAGAAACATAA